In Streptomyces longhuiensis, the following proteins share a genomic window:
- a CDS encoding LysE family translocator: MVSSDRLLAFAAMSFLLIVIPGPSVLFVIGRALSQGRRAALTTVVGNTLGAYVLVVAVALGVGAVVERSVLVFTTLKLVGAAYLVYLGVKAVRQRRSLHAAFSGDGVAHGSLRTLWEGFAVGVANPKTIVFFAAVLPQFVDRGQGHVSLQMLLLGLVFNVIAVVSDSVWGLVAATTRSWFARSPRRLGMVGGVGGLTMIGLGVTVAATGRTD, encoded by the coding sequence ATGGTGTCTTCCGACCGACTGCTGGCCTTCGCGGCCATGTCGTTCCTGCTGATCGTGATTCCGGGCCCCAGCGTGCTGTTCGTGATCGGACGGGCGCTGTCGCAGGGGCGCCGTGCCGCGCTGACCACGGTCGTGGGCAACACGCTCGGCGCCTATGTGCTCGTCGTGGCCGTGGCGCTCGGTGTCGGTGCCGTCGTGGAGCGCTCGGTCCTCGTCTTCACCACGCTGAAGCTCGTGGGCGCCGCGTATCTGGTGTACCTCGGCGTCAAGGCGGTGCGTCAACGGCGTTCGCTGCATGCCGCGTTCAGTGGTGACGGGGTCGCGCACGGCAGTCTGCGCACGTTGTGGGAGGGGTTCGCGGTCGGTGTGGCCAACCCGAAGACGATCGTGTTCTTCGCCGCAGTGCTACCGCAGTTCGTGGACCGCGGCCAGGGGCACGTCAGCCTGCAGATGCTGCTGCTCGGCCTGGTCTTCAACGTCATCGCGGTGGTGTCCGACAGCGTGTGGGGCCTGGTCGCGGCGACGACGCGGAGCTGGTTCGCCCGCTCGCCGCGGCGGCTCGGCATGGTCGGCGGTGTCGGTGGGCTCACGATGATCGGCCTCGGTGTGACGGTCGCGGCGACGGGCCGTACCGACTAG
- a CDS encoding L-threonylcarbamoyladenylate synthase, with the protein MAKYFDVHPENPQRRTISGVADSIRADELVAYPTDSCYALGCRLGSRDGISRIRAIRHLDDRHHFTLMCQNFAQLGQFVQIDNDVFRAIKAATPGSYTFILPATKEVPRQLLHPKKKTVGVRIPDHAVVQALLAELGEPILSSTLLLPDEEEPLTQGWEIKERLDHEVDVVVDSGDCGTEPTTVIDFSGGETEIVRRGAGDASRFE; encoded by the coding sequence ATGGCGAAGTACTTCGACGTACACCCCGAGAACCCCCAGCGGCGCACGATCAGCGGTGTGGCCGACAGCATCCGCGCCGACGAACTCGTCGCGTACCCGACCGACTCCTGCTACGCGCTCGGGTGCCGGCTCGGCAGCCGGGACGGCATCAGCCGGATCCGGGCGATCCGCCACCTCGACGACCGGCACCACTTCACGCTCATGTGCCAGAACTTCGCCCAGCTCGGGCAGTTCGTGCAGATCGACAACGACGTGTTCCGCGCGATCAAGGCGGCGACGCCCGGCAGCTACACCTTCATCCTGCCCGCGACGAAGGAGGTGCCGCGCCAGCTGCTGCACCCGAAGAAGAAGACGGTGGGCGTCCGGATCCCCGACCACGCCGTCGTACAGGCCCTGCTGGCCGAACTGGGCGAGCCGATCCTGTCCAGCACGCTGCTCCTGCCCGACGAGGAGGAGCCGCTGACGCAGGGCTGGGAGATCAAGGAGCGGCTCGACCACGAGGTGGACGTCGTGGTCGACTCCGGCGACTGCGGCACCGAGCCGACCACGGTCATCGACTTCTCCGGCGGCGAGACGGAGATCGTACGACGCGGGGCGGGCGACGCTTCGCGGTTCGAGTAG
- a CDS encoding epoxide hydrolase family protein has product MAVGTPRFPLDPTPVHVSDAVLEDLRRRLGMTRWADDVGNGDWFYGVDRGYLQELAEYWLHSYDWRRAEAAINAYEHYQVRVDGVPVHFMRRPGAGPNPTPLILTHGWPWTFWHWSKVVDPLADPAAFGGDPADAFDVIVPSLPGFGFSAPLRDHPDMNFWKVADLWHTLMTDTLGHTRYAAGGCDIGALVTGQLGHKYADELLGIHIGSGLKLDFFTGDRAWDFSGGRPVPEGLPDDIRARILALDRRFASHLAVHVLDSSTLAHGLSDSPVGLLAWVLERWVNWSDHHGDIETVFTKDDLLTHATIFWAGNTIGTSTRYYANANRYPWTPAHTRTPVVEAPTGLTLVGYENPPGVTTAQQRVADWLASDRADWYHHVNVNAHDAGGHFIPWEVPDAWVDDLRRTFRGRR; this is encoded by the coding sequence GTGGCCGTCGGAACACCGCGCTTCCCTCTGGATCCCACGCCCGTCCACGTGTCCGACGCCGTCCTGGAGGACCTGCGCCGGCGCCTCGGCATGACGCGCTGGGCGGACGACGTCGGGAACGGCGACTGGTTCTACGGAGTCGACCGCGGCTACCTCCAGGAGCTGGCCGAGTACTGGCTCCACAGCTACGACTGGCGCAGGGCCGAAGCCGCGATCAACGCCTACGAGCACTACCAGGTGCGCGTGGACGGTGTCCCGGTGCACTTCATGCGCAGGCCCGGGGCCGGCCCGAACCCCACCCCGCTGATCCTCACCCACGGCTGGCCCTGGACGTTCTGGCACTGGTCCAAGGTCGTCGACCCGCTCGCCGACCCCGCGGCCTTCGGCGGGGACCCGGCCGACGCGTTCGACGTCATCGTCCCGTCCCTGCCCGGGTTCGGCTTCTCGGCGCCCCTGCGCGACCACCCCGACATGAACTTCTGGAAGGTCGCCGACCTCTGGCACACCCTCATGACCGACACCCTCGGCCACACCCGGTACGCCGCCGGAGGGTGCGACATCGGTGCCCTGGTCACCGGTCAGCTGGGCCACAAGTACGCGGACGAACTCCTGGGCATCCACATCGGATCGGGCCTGAAACTCGACTTCTTCACCGGCGACCGCGCATGGGACTTCAGTGGCGGCCGGCCCGTCCCCGAGGGACTGCCCGACGACATCCGCGCCCGGATCCTGGCCCTCGACCGGCGCTTCGCCTCCCACCTCGCCGTCCACGTCCTCGACTCCAGCACGCTCGCCCACGGCCTGAGCGACTCCCCCGTCGGCCTGCTCGCCTGGGTGCTGGAGCGCTGGGTCAACTGGAGCGACCACCACGGCGACATCGAGACCGTCTTCACGAAGGACGATCTCCTCACCCACGCCACGATCTTCTGGGCCGGCAACACGATCGGCACGTCGACGCGGTACTACGCGAACGCCAACCGCTACCCGTGGACGCCCGCCCACACCCGTACGCCCGTGGTCGAGGCACCCACCGGACTCACCCTCGTCGGGTACGAGAACCCGCCCGGCGTCACGACGGCGCAGCAGCGCGTCGCCGACTGGCTCGCGAGCGACCGAGCCGACTGGTATCACCACGTCAACGTCAACGCCCATGACGCAGGAGGACACTTCATCCCGTGGGAGGTCCCCGACGCCTGGGTCGACGACCTGCGCCGCACGTTCCGCGGGCGGCGCTGA
- a CDS encoding M1 family metallopeptidase, whose product MSGQTAASEPYFPGHGDPRYRVHRYELSLDYRPGPNRLAGNARISAIAGRAPLTEFHLNLAAFRLGKVLVDGRQPRYTHRGGKLRIRPAKPLRAGAAFTVEVHWSGNPKPVNSPWGGLGWEELSDGAVVASQPVGAPSWFPCNDRPDDKAAYQISLTVPSPYTVVVGGRLLTRTTKSSTTTWVYEQQAPTPSYLVGLSIGMYQSVLLGDPGLGGVPQSAYVPVRLLPEFSRDFARQPEMMRLFEELFGPYPFGEYAVVVADEDFDVPVEAQGLSLFGANHVDGARGWERLVAHELAHQWFGNSLTIADWRDIWLNEGFAKYAEWLWSERTGGRSTQELAAAAHRELSTLPQDLLLADPGRKSLFDDQVYERGGLTVHAIRCALGDEPFFRMVRDWVSAHRHGVVSTEAFTAHVARYAAAPVGDLLTAWLRRRPLPPLPAPLVPYR is encoded by the coding sequence GTGAGCGGCCAGACAGCGGCTTCGGAGCCGTACTTCCCCGGCCACGGCGACCCCCGCTACCGGGTGCACCGCTACGAGCTGTCCCTCGACTACCGCCCCGGCCCCAACCGCCTCGCGGGGAACGCCCGTATCAGCGCCATAGCGGGCCGGGCCCCGCTGACCGAGTTCCATCTCAACCTCGCGGCCTTCCGGCTCGGCAAGGTGCTCGTCGACGGCCGGCAGCCGCGCTACACGCACCGGGGCGGCAAGCTGCGGATCCGGCCCGCGAAGCCGCTGCGGGCCGGCGCCGCGTTCACGGTGGAGGTGCACTGGTCGGGCAATCCGAAGCCGGTCAACAGCCCCTGGGGCGGGCTCGGCTGGGAGGAGCTGTCCGACGGCGCGGTCGTCGCGAGCCAGCCCGTCGGAGCGCCGTCCTGGTTCCCGTGCAACGACCGGCCCGACGACAAGGCCGCCTACCAGATCTCCCTCACGGTCCCCTCGCCGTACACCGTGGTCGTCGGCGGGCGCCTGCTCACGCGCACGACGAAGTCGTCGACGACGACCTGGGTGTACGAGCAGCAGGCACCGACGCCGAGCTATCTCGTGGGCCTCTCGATCGGCATGTACCAGTCGGTCCTGCTGGGCGATCCGGGGCTCGGCGGTGTGCCGCAGAGCGCGTACGTGCCCGTGCGTCTGCTGCCGGAGTTCTCACGGGACTTCGCCCGGCAGCCCGAGATGATGCGGCTCTTCGAGGAGCTCTTCGGGCCCTATCCCTTCGGTGAGTACGCCGTCGTGGTGGCCGACGAGGACTTCGACGTCCCGGTCGAGGCACAGGGACTCTCCCTGTTCGGCGCGAACCACGTGGACGGCGCGCGGGGCTGGGAGCGGCTCGTCGCGCACGAGCTCGCCCATCAGTGGTTCGGCAACAGCCTCACCATCGCCGACTGGCGGGACATCTGGCTGAACGAGGGCTTCGCCAAGTACGCGGAGTGGCTGTGGTCGGAGCGCACGGGCGGCCGCAGCACGCAGGAACTGGCCGCCGCCGCACACCGGGAGCTGTCCACGCTGCCGCAGGACCTGCTCCTTGCCGACCCGGGCCGCAAGTCCCTGTTCGACGACCAGGTCTACGAGCGCGGCGGGCTCACCGTGCACGCGATCCGCTGCGCGCTGGGCGACGAGCCGTTCTTCCGCATGGTGCGCGACTGGGTCTCGGCGCACCGGCACGGCGTGGTGAGCACCGAGGCGTTCACGGCGCATGTCGCCCGGTACGCGGCGGCGCCGGTCGGCGACCTCTTGACGGCGTGGCTGCGCCGCAGGCCGCTTCCGCCGCTGCCGGCACCTCTCGTCCCCTACCGGTAA
- a CDS encoding Pls/PosA family non-ribosomal peptide synthetase produces the protein MTTSDNGSDVPPLDEPLPGTVALDATAGVAVERGTPPAEPVDLTEPLDLTVTTPDAGCFENSAVAARSGTALFTAGPAAPPRTLMNIFGASVRDHRDEVALDDGAKQLTYRALADEVENLRVRLALAGVRRGDRVGVRVPSGTNDLYVAILSVLAVGAAYVPVDAEDPDERAELVFGEAGVRSVIGAGHDLTAWGPDGKEEGGARAPRGTADCLPGTDDDAWIIFTSGSTGKPKGVAVSHRSAAAFVDAEAALFLTDEPIGPGDRVMAGLSVAFDASCEEMWLAWRNGACLVPVPRSRVRSGADLGPWLVEQDISVVSTVPTLAALWEPQVLDDVRLLIFGGEACPPELAQRLVTEGREVWNTYGPTEATVVACACLMTGEEPVRIGLPLDGWELAVVDEAGDPVALGATGELVIGGVGLARYLDPAKDAEKYAPLPSVGWERAYRSGDLVKADPEGLVFLGRGDEQIKLGGRRIELGEVDAALQALPGVAGAAAAVRTARSGNQLLVGYVVAQDGWDRAEAVERLRAALPAALVPLLAPVESLPTRTSGKVDRAALPWPLPDLETSTGPTEQLYGTEAWLAEQWAHTLGVSVTGAKDDFFAIGGSSLAAAQLTTRLRTRYPSAAVLDIYQHPTLRKLARHLEESAQGTEAHRDVGAVPVRAQVLQLLLLLPLFTLVGLRWCVALAALGNVLHWFGSYAWAPAVSWWWVAAGAAMLFSPAGRLALAAGGARLLLRGVGPGTYPRGGHVHLRLWTAERLAEYSGATSLTGSWLLRYARALGARIGAEVDLHSLPPVTGMLKLGRGCAVEADVDLSGHWLDGDRLVIGAVKVGGGAVVGTRSLLFPGARVGKKAEVAPGSAVTGQIPTGQRWAGSPAVKLGKAKRDWPKQRPKRSYGWRLMYGASGLALSALPALAAVPALAVALRFVPADAGLGEALRGALVAVVPAALAFGCAYALLLVGAVRLLSLGLRPGLHPTHSRTGWQAWTITQLMDAARQTLFPLYAGLVTPLWLRLLGMKIGRRAEVSTVLALPSLTTVGDGAFLADDTLTAPYELGGGWVRIGRAAIGRRAFLGNSGMTGPGRSVPDGGLVGVLSATPKKAKKGTSYLGLPPMKLPRAPEGGDHSRTYDPPTRLLWARGAVELFRLVPVFCSAALAVLTGAALCALAGQAGAGRWGAAALSGAVLLGAGAVGALSAVAAKWLLVGRHRAGEHPLWSGFVWRDELADTFVEVVAVPWLIGAVPGTPLMTLWLRGLGARVGRGVWCESYWLPETDLVTLGSAVSVNRGCVLQTHLFHDRILRMDKVTLGGGSTVGPGGIVLPGSTVGARATLGPASLVMAAESVPDDTRWLGNPIEAWRS, from the coding sequence ATGACGACCTCAGACAACGGCAGCGACGTCCCCCCGCTGGACGAACCGCTGCCCGGCACGGTGGCACTCGACGCCACGGCGGGCGTCGCCGTCGAGCGCGGAACGCCGCCGGCCGAACCCGTGGACCTGACCGAACCGCTGGACCTGACCGTCACGACCCCCGACGCGGGGTGCTTCGAGAACAGCGCCGTCGCGGCCCGCAGCGGCACGGCCCTGTTCACCGCGGGCCCTGCCGCCCCTCCCCGCACCCTGATGAACATCTTCGGCGCGTCCGTGCGCGACCACCGCGACGAAGTGGCCCTGGACGACGGGGCGAAGCAGCTCACGTACCGCGCGCTCGCCGACGAGGTGGAGAACCTGCGGGTGCGGCTCGCCTTGGCCGGGGTCCGCAGGGGGGACCGGGTCGGGGTCCGTGTCCCGTCCGGGACCAACGATCTCTACGTCGCGATCCTGTCGGTGCTCGCCGTCGGCGCGGCCTACGTCCCCGTGGACGCCGAAGACCCTGACGAACGGGCCGAGTTGGTGTTCGGCGAAGCCGGGGTCCGCTCCGTCATCGGCGCCGGCCACGACCTGACCGCGTGGGGACCCGACGGCAAGGAGGAGGGCGGCGCCAGGGCTCCCCGGGGAACCGCCGACTGCCTGCCCGGCACCGACGACGACGCCTGGATCATCTTCACGTCCGGCTCCACCGGGAAGCCCAAGGGCGTCGCGGTCTCGCACCGCAGCGCCGCCGCCTTCGTCGACGCCGAGGCCGCGCTGTTCCTCACCGACGAGCCGATCGGGCCCGGCGACCGCGTGATGGCCGGCCTGTCCGTGGCCTTCGACGCGTCGTGCGAGGAGATGTGGCTGGCCTGGCGCAACGGCGCCTGCCTGGTGCCGGTGCCGCGCTCCCGCGTCCGCAGCGGCGCCGACCTCGGGCCCTGGCTCGTCGAGCAGGACATCAGCGTCGTGTCCACGGTGCCCACGCTCGCCGCACTGTGGGAGCCCCAAGTCCTCGACGACGTACGTCTTCTGATCTTCGGTGGCGAGGCCTGCCCGCCCGAGCTGGCGCAGCGCCTGGTCACCGAGGGCCGCGAGGTGTGGAACACGTACGGCCCCACGGAGGCCACGGTCGTGGCCTGCGCGTGCCTGATGACCGGCGAGGAGCCCGTCAGGATCGGACTGCCGCTGGACGGCTGGGAGTTGGCCGTCGTCGACGAGGCCGGCGACCCCGTCGCGCTCGGTGCCACCGGCGAACTCGTCATCGGCGGCGTGGGCCTGGCGCGCTATCTCGACCCCGCCAAGGACGCCGAGAAGTACGCGCCGCTGCCCTCCGTCGGCTGGGAACGCGCCTACCGCAGCGGCGACCTCGTCAAGGCGGACCCGGAAGGCCTCGTGTTCCTGGGGCGCGGGGACGAGCAGATCAAGCTCGGTGGGCGCCGTATCGAGCTCGGCGAGGTCGACGCGGCTCTGCAGGCGCTGCCCGGCGTCGCCGGGGCGGCCGCCGCCGTACGCACGGCGCGCAGCGGCAACCAACTGCTCGTCGGCTACGTCGTCGCGCAGGACGGCTGGGACCGCGCCGAAGCCGTGGAACGCCTGCGAGCCGCGCTGCCCGCCGCCCTGGTGCCGCTCCTCGCCCCCGTCGAGAGCCTGCCCACCCGCACGTCCGGCAAGGTGGACCGCGCCGCCCTGCCCTGGCCGCTGCCCGACCTGGAGACCTCCACCGGGCCCACCGAGCAGCTCTACGGCACGGAGGCGTGGCTCGCCGAACAGTGGGCGCACACGCTCGGGGTGTCCGTGACCGGCGCCAAGGACGACTTCTTCGCGATCGGCGGCTCCAGTCTGGCGGCCGCCCAGCTGACCACCCGGCTGCGCACCCGCTATCCCAGCGCCGCCGTCCTCGACATCTACCAGCACCCGACGCTGCGCAAGCTCGCGCGCCATCTGGAGGAGTCCGCGCAGGGCACGGAGGCGCACCGAGACGTCGGAGCCGTGCCGGTGCGCGCTCAGGTCCTTCAACTCCTGCTCCTTCTCCCGCTGTTCACGCTCGTCGGGCTGCGGTGGTGCGTGGCTCTGGCCGCGCTCGGCAACGTCCTGCACTGGTTCGGGTCCTATGCCTGGGCTCCCGCCGTGTCCTGGTGGTGGGTGGCCGCGGGGGCGGCGATGCTGTTCAGCCCGGCGGGGCGGCTCGCGCTCGCCGCGGGAGGCGCGCGGCTGCTGCTGCGAGGCGTCGGGCCGGGCACGTATCCGCGCGGCGGCCACGTCCATCTGCGGCTGTGGACGGCTGAGCGGCTCGCCGAGTACAGCGGCGCGACCTCGCTGACCGGCTCGTGGCTGCTGCGGTACGCGCGCGCCCTCGGCGCCCGGATCGGCGCCGAAGTGGACCTGCACTCGCTCCCGCCGGTGACCGGCATGCTCAAACTGGGCCGCGGCTGCGCCGTCGAGGCCGACGTGGACCTCTCCGGGCACTGGCTCGACGGCGACCGTCTGGTGATCGGTGCCGTCAAGGTCGGCGGCGGAGCGGTCGTCGGCACCCGCAGCCTGCTGTTCCCCGGTGCGCGCGTCGGCAAGAAGGCCGAGGTGGCTCCCGGATCCGCGGTGACCGGCCAGATCCCGACCGGCCAGCGCTGGGCCGGCTCCCCCGCCGTGAAACTGGGCAAGGCCAAACGGGACTGGCCGAAACAGCGGCCGAAGCGCTCGTACGGGTGGCGGCTGATGTACGGCGCGTCGGGGCTCGCCCTCTCCGCGCTGCCGGCGCTCGCGGCCGTGCCCGCGCTCGCGGTGGCGCTTCGCTTCGTGCCCGCGGACGCGGGTCTCGGCGAGGCACTGCGCGGCGCCCTGGTCGCGGTGGTGCCCGCCGCACTGGCCTTCGGATGCGCCTACGCGCTGCTGCTGGTGGGCGCCGTGCGGCTGCTGAGCCTCGGGCTGCGGCCGGGCCTGCATCCGACGCACAGCCGCACCGGCTGGCAGGCCTGGACGATCACGCAGCTGATGGACGCGGCCCGGCAGACGCTGTTCCCGCTGTACGCGGGACTCGTGACGCCGCTGTGGCTGCGGCTGCTCGGCATGAAGATCGGCCGTCGCGCGGAGGTCTCCACGGTCCTCGCCCTGCCGAGCCTGACCACGGTCGGCGACGGGGCGTTCCTCGCCGACGACACCCTGACGGCTCCTTACGAACTCGGCGGGGGCTGGGTCCGCATCGGGCGGGCGGCGATCGGCCGCCGGGCGTTCCTCGGCAACTCCGGCATGACCGGGCCGGGACGCAGCGTCCCCGACGGAGGTCTGGTCGGTGTCCTGTCGGCCACCCCGAAGAAGGCCAAGAAGGGCACCTCGTATCTGGGGCTGCCGCCGATGAAGCTGCCGCGCGCTCCCGAGGGCGGCGACCACTCCCGCACGTACGACCCGCCGACGCGGCTGCTGTGGGCGCGCGGCGCGGTGGAGCTGTTCCGGCTCGTGCCCGTCTTCTGCTCGGCGGCGCTCGCCGTGCTGACGGGAGCGGCGCTGTGCGCGCTCGCCGGGCAGGCGGGCGCGGGCCGGTGGGGTGCCGCCGCGCTGTCCGGGGCGGTGCTCCTCGGCGCGGGCGCCGTGGGCGCGTTGTCCGCGGTCGCCGCGAAGTGGCTTCTGGTCGGCCGGCACAGGGCCGGTGAGCACCCGCTGTGGAGCGGCTTCGTCTGGCGCGACGAGCTCGCCGACACGTTCGTCGAGGTGGTCGCCGTGCCGTGGCTGATCGGCGCGGTGCCGGGCACCCCGCTCATGACGCTGTGGCTGCGCGGCCTGGGGGCACGCGTCGGCCGGGGCGTGTGGTGCGAGAGTTACTGGCTGCCGGAGACGGACCTCGTGACGCTCGGCAGCGCGGTCAGCGTGAACCGTGGCTGCGTACTGCAGACACACCTCTTCCACGACCGGATCCTGCGGATGGACAAGGTGACGCTCGGCGGGGGTTCGACGGTGGGCCCTGGCGGAATCGTCCTGCCGGGCAGTACGGTCGGCGCTCGCGCCACTCTGGGCCCCGCGTCCCTGGTCATGGCCGCGGAGTCCGTACCCGACGACACACGCTGGCTGGGCAATCCGATCGAGGCGTGGCGGTCCTAG